One region of Epilithonimonas zeae genomic DNA includes:
- a CDS encoding ATP-binding protein, with the protein MKIKTKLNIGVGLLFIMIFILSVLSGWYINQLKKDTNNILKANYNTLEYSRNMLLALEEINTDPLAFNVFEKHLKNQQKNVTEPGEKEATDNVVIHFQALKKDSKNTILQSSIRKDIAELMQLNMSAIEHKSSIADSTAKSAIMVISVAGMLCFIIAFILLVNLPSNIANPIKTLTESIRQIANQNYKERVHFESRSEFGELAKSFNTMAEKLQEYSESKLDKIIRGKKRIETLIDNMHDPVIGIDENKKVLFVNDEALKITGLRKENFVGKLIQEVAVNNDLVRDLIKEMIQSTNNISDKEPMKIYADGKESYFEKEIIDINVIPTGEKNSQFIGQVIMLRNITPFKELDLAKTNFLGTVSHEFKTPISSIQMGLQLLENERIGNLNDEQKNLVNGIKEDSNRLLKITGELLNIAQVESGSIQINSKFTNVQDIIDYAVNANKSAAEQKQINIKIKVEDGLTNIFADEEKTSWVLNNLLSNAIRYSYENSEVEIDVRNQNDKVKFSVRDFGRGIEEQYLDKIFDRYFRIPGTKKEGTGLGLSISKQFVEAQGGQISVESELGVGSLFLFRI; encoded by the coding sequence ATGAAAATTAAAACAAAACTTAACATCGGTGTTGGTCTTCTTTTTATAATGATATTCATCCTGTCTGTTCTGAGCGGATGGTATATCAATCAATTGAAAAAAGATACGAATAACATTCTGAAAGCCAACTACAATACTCTGGAGTATTCCCGCAATATGCTTCTTGCTTTGGAAGAAATCAATACGGATCCACTCGCTTTCAATGTGTTTGAAAAACATTTGAAAAATCAACAAAAAAATGTGACTGAACCGGGAGAGAAAGAAGCTACAGATAATGTTGTGATTCATTTTCAGGCTTTAAAAAAAGATTCAAAAAATACGATTCTTCAATCATCGATAAGAAAAGATATTGCTGAATTGATGCAACTCAATATGAGTGCGATTGAACATAAAAGCAGTATTGCAGATTCTACGGCTAAAAGCGCGATTATGGTAATTTCAGTCGCTGGAATGTTATGTTTTATCATTGCCTTCATTTTGTTGGTAAATCTGCCTTCCAATATTGCAAATCCAATCAAAACGCTCACTGAAAGTATCAGGCAAATAGCAAATCAGAATTATAAAGAACGGGTTCATTTTGAAAGCAGAAGTGAGTTCGGAGAATTGGCAAAATCCTTCAACACAATGGCTGAAAAGCTTCAGGAATACTCTGAAAGTAAACTGGACAAAATCATCAGAGGCAAAAAACGCATCGAGACTTTGATTGATAACATGCACGATCCTGTAATTGGTATTGATGAAAATAAAAAAGTACTTTTCGTAAATGACGAAGCGTTGAAAATTACAGGCCTTAGAAAAGAAAATTTTGTCGGGAAATTGATTCAGGAGGTGGCGGTGAACAATGATTTAGTGCGGGATTTGATTAAAGAAATGATTCAATCTACAAACAATATTTCAGATAAAGAACCGATGAAAATTTATGCAGACGGAAAGGAAAGTTATTTTGAAAAAGAAATCATTGACATTAATGTTATTCCAACTGGTGAAAAAAACAGTCAATTTATTGGTCAAGTAATTATGCTTCGAAATATTACACCTTTCAAAGAATTGGATTTGGCTAAAACCAACTTTTTAGGAACGGTTTCGCACGAATTCAAAACCCCAATTTCTTCCATCCAAATGGGACTTCAACTATTAGAAAATGAAAGAATCGGAAACCTGAATGATGAACAGAAAAACCTAGTGAACGGAATCAAAGAAGACTCTAACAGACTCTTAAAAATTACAGGTGAATTATTGAATATCGCTCAGGTAGAAAGTGGTTCTATACAAATCAATTCAAAATTTACTAATGTTCAAGATATCATTGATTATGCTGTAAATGCCAATAAATCAGCAGCTGAGCAAAAGCAAATTAATATCAAAATTAAAGTAGAAGATGGGTTGACAAATATTTTTGCCGATGAAGAAAAAACGTCTTGGGTTCTCAATAATCTTTTGTCAAATGCCATCCGATATTCTTACGAAAACTCAGAAGTTGAGATAGATGTTCGAAATCAAAATGATAAAGTCAAATTTTCAGTTAGGGATTTTGGTCGTGGAATAGAAGAACAATATCTTGATAAAATTTTCGATCGATATTTCAGAATTCCGGGTACAAAAAAAGAAGGGACTGGATTGGGATTGAGTATCAGCAAGCAGTTTGTTGAAGCCCAAGGAGGACAGATTTCGGTTGAAAGTGAGCTGGGTGTGGGGAGTTTGTTCTTGTTTAGAATATAA
- a CDS encoding sensor protein KdpD, with protein MDEKKSAQDFLDLIKKSRRGKFKIYIGMSAGVGKTYRMLQEAHTLLSNGIDVKIGYIETHNRKETHALLDGLPVIPRRTLFYKGKELDELDVQAVINLRPEVVIVDELAHTNIEGSKNEKRWQDVMEILESGINVISAVNIQHIESLNEDVKNITDIEVKERIPDSVLAQADEVVNIDLTAEELIDRLKAGKIYDQSKINSALSNFFKSENILQLRELALKEVASQVQRKVETEVSSIKNIRKEKFLACISSNEKTAKNVIRKTARLANYYNSQWCLLYVQIPRERADKIALDKQRHLINNFKLATELGAEIIKVEGTNIAHTIMEQCEERKITTVCIGKPHLNLWKIIVATDTFNSLLNRLSKENIDLVILS; from the coding sequence ATGGATGAGAAAAAATCTGCGCAGGACTTCCTCGATTTAATCAAAAAATCAAGACGGGGAAAATTCAAAATTTACATCGGAATGAGCGCCGGTGTAGGAAAAACCTACCGAATGCTTCAGGAAGCGCATACACTTTTGTCAAACGGCATCGATGTAAAAATTGGATATATCGAGACTCATAACAGAAAAGAAACACACGCTTTGCTTGACGGACTTCCGGTGATTCCCAGAAGAACATTGTTTTATAAAGGAAAAGAGTTGGATGAGTTGGATGTACAGGCGGTCATCAATCTACGTCCGGAAGTCGTGATTGTGGATGAGTTGGCGCACACCAACATCGAAGGTAGCAAAAACGAGAAACGATGGCAGGATGTGATGGAGATTCTGGAATCTGGCATCAATGTCATCAGCGCAGTCAATATTCAGCATATCGAAAGTCTTAATGAAGACGTGAAAAACATTACTGATATTGAAGTCAAAGAAAGAATTCCTGACAGTGTTTTGGCTCAGGCTGATGAGGTAGTGAATATTGATTTGACAGCAGAAGAATTGATTGACCGATTGAAAGCAGGGAAAATCTATGACCAATCTAAGATCAATTCTGCACTTAGTAATTTTTTCAAAAGTGAAAATATCCTTCAACTGCGTGAATTGGCTTTGAAAGAAGTAGCTTCCCAAGTTCAGCGGAAGGTGGAAACCGAAGTTTCATCCATCAAAAATATCAGGAAAGAAAAGTTTTTGGCTTGCATTAGTTCCAACGAAAAAACGGCGAAAAATGTCATTAGAAAAACGGCGAGATTAGCCAATTATTATAACAGCCAATGGTGTTTGCTTTATGTTCAGATTCCTAGAGAACGTGCAGATAAAATAGCGCTGGACAAGCAAAGACATTTGATTAATAATTTTAAATTAGCAACAGAATTAGGCGCTGAAATTATAAAGGTTGAAGGTACAAATATCGCTCACACCATAATGGAACAATGCGAAGAACGGAAAATCACGACAGTCTGCATCGGAAAGCCGCATCTTAATCTTTGGAAAATAATTGTGGCGACGGATACTTTCAATTCTTTACTTAACAGATTGTCAAAAGAAAATATAGATTTAGTCATTCTTTCATAA
- a CDS encoding K(+)-transporting ATPase subunit C, producing MKQNILPAIRLTVVCLVFFAGFYTLIVFGIAQFSPNNGKGEILTFNNKKYYANIGQAFTEDQYFWPRPSAVDYNAAGAGGSNKGPNNPDYLKTVQERIDNFLKHNPDVKKSEIPSDLVTASGSGLDPNISVQAANVQAKRIAKIRNLNENQIEKLITSNTEKPFLGIFGTEKINVLKLNIALDGLK from the coding sequence TGAAACAAAATATATTACCAGCCATCAGACTCACAGTAGTTTGCCTCGTATTCTTTGCTGGATTCTATACCTTAATCGTTTTTGGAATCGCCCAGTTTTCTCCCAACAATGGAAAAGGCGAAATTCTGACTTTCAATAATAAAAAATATTACGCCAATATTGGTCAAGCCTTTACGGAAGACCAATATTTCTGGCCGCGTCCTTCCGCTGTAGATTATAATGCAGCCGGAGCAGGAGGAAGCAACAAAGGTCCGAACAATCCTGATTATCTTAAAACGGTTCAGGAAAGAATAGACAACTTTTTGAAACATAATCCGGATGTCAAAAAATCAGAAATCCCTTCTGATTTGGTCACAGCAAGCGGAAGTGGATTGGACCCGAATATTTCTGTTCAAGCAGCTAATGTTCAAGCTAAACGAATTGCAAAAATCAGAAATCTTAATGAAAATCAAATTGAGAAATTAATCACTTCCAATACAGAAAAACCTTTTCTGGGAATATTCGGTACAGAAAAAATCAATGTTCTGAAACTCAATATTGCTTTAGACGGTTTGAAATAA
- a CDS encoding porin, translated as MKTTIKLAFSMLGLSTMLFAQEENKPLKISGYAELYYQFDANNPKNNSRPSFIYSHNRNNEVNLNLGFIKANYETDKLRANLSLATGTYMNANYSAESGVLKNIYEANVGVKISKSKNLWIDAGILPSHIGFESAVSKDCWALTRSLQAENSPYFESGAKISYTSNSGKWFLSGLVLNGWQRIQRIEGNATVAFGHQLTYKPTEKITLNSSSFIGNDKPDSLRQMRYFHNFYGIFQLTDKLALTTGFDVGAEQKAKGSEQYNVWYSPLIIAKFSPTGKLSFAVRGEYYQDKKGVIISTGTDNGFQTFGYSLNADYWILPNLVWRTEIKNLNSKDQIFLTRNDAFKNNNFSAVTSLAVSF; from the coding sequence ATGAAAACAACTATAAAACTGGCATTTTCTATGCTTGGATTATCCACTATGCTTTTTGCACAGGAAGAAAACAAACCACTGAAAATATCTGGCTACGCAGAATTATATTATCAGTTCGATGCTAATAATCCTAAAAATAATTCACGTCCTTCATTTATTTACAGCCACAACAGAAACAATGAAGTCAATCTGAACTTAGGCTTCATCAAGGCCAATTATGAAACCGATAAACTCCGAGCCAATCTCTCATTAGCAACCGGAACTTATATGAATGCTAATTATTCTGCGGAATCTGGTGTGCTGAAAAATATCTATGAAGCCAATGTTGGCGTGAAAATTTCAAAATCAAAAAATCTTTGGATTGATGCAGGGATTTTACCTTCTCACATCGGTTTTGAAAGTGCGGTAAGCAAAGATTGCTGGGCGTTGACCAGGAGCCTGCAGGCGGAAAATTCGCCTTACTTTGAAAGTGGAGCCAAGATTTCTTACACCAGCAATTCAGGAAAATGGTTTTTAAGCGGTTTGGTGCTGAATGGTTGGCAAAGAATCCAGAGAATTGAAGGCAATGCTACTGTGGCGTTCGGTCATCAATTAACTTATAAACCGACCGAAAAAATCACCTTGAACAGCAGTTCATTCATCGGGAATGATAAACCGGACAGCCTCAGACAAATGCGATATTTCCATAATTTTTACGGCATTTTTCAATTGACGGATAAGTTGGCGTTGACAACAGGATTTGATGTTGGCGCGGAACAAAAAGCGAAAGGAAGTGAGCAATATAATGTTTGGTATTCGCCCTTGATTATTGCGAAATTCAGTCCGACAGGAAAGCTGAGTTTTGCTGTGAGAGGTGAGTATTATCAAGATAAAAAAGGCGTCATCATCTCGACTGGGACGGATAATGGTTTTCAAACTTTTGGATATTCTTTGAACGCCGATTACTGGATTCTTCCGAATTTGGTTTGGCGAACAGAAATCAAAAATTTGAACAGCAAAGACCAAATTTTCCTGACCAGAAATGATGCTTTTAAGAACAATAATTTTTCGGCAGTGACATCGTTGGCCGTTAGTTTTTAA